The Centroberyx gerrardi isolate f3 chromosome 12, fCenGer3.hap1.cur.20231027, whole genome shotgun sequence genome has a window encoding:
- the mrps12 gene encoding small ribosomal subunit protein uS12m, translating to MTSLWSLRPMLTSLLQASQHASTWTGPLLSRTMATLNQMHRQGKPKPLPKALGATFGRPQLKAVILKTMIRKPKKPNSANRKCARVRLSNGKEAVAFIPGEGHNLQEHNVVLVQGGRTQDLPGVKLTVVRGKYDCAHVVKKKQ from the exons ATGACGTCATTATGGAGTCTGAGGCCAATGCTGACGTCACTGCTACAAG CGTCCCAGCATGCCTCCACCTGGACGGGACCCCTCCTGTCCCGCACCATGGCCACGCTTAACCAGATGCACCGGCAGGGGAAGCCCAAGCCGCTGCCTAAGGCGCTGGGCGCCACGTTCGGCCGGCCGCAGCTGAAGGCCGTGATTCTGAAGACCATGATTCGCAAACCCAAGAAACCCAACTCGGCGAACAGGAAGTGCGCCCGGGTTCGCCTGTCCAACGGGAAGGAGGCGGTGGCCTTCATCCCCGGGGAGGGACACAACCTGCAGGAGCACAACGTGGTGCTGGTGCAGGGCGGACGCACGCAGGACCTGCCGGGGGTCAAACTCACGGTGGTGCGCGGCAAATATGACTGCGCTCACGTGGTCAAGAAGAAACAATGA